From Streptomyces sp. GSL17-111, one genomic window encodes:
- a CDS encoding menaquinone biosynthesis decarboxylase, translating into MAFDDLRSLLRALERDGDLKRVKAEVDPHLEVGEITDRVNKAGGPALLFENVKGSTMPLAMNVFGTDRRLLKALGLGSYQEIGERIGGLLKPELPQGFVGFREAFGKLAGMTHVPPRKVKDAPVQDVVRMGDDVNLDELPALFTWPEDGGSFFNLGLTHTKDPVSGVRNLGLYRLQRHDRRTIGMHWQIHKDSRNHYQVAARRGERLPVAIAFGCPPAVTYASTAPLPGDIDEYLFAGFVSGKRVEMVDCKTVPLQVPAQAEVVLEGWLEPGKMLPEGPFGDHTGFYTPQEDFPALTIDCVTSRKRPLLQSIVVGRPPTEDGPLGRATERFFLPLLKVIIPDIVDYHLPEAGGFHNCAIVSIDKKYPKHAQKVMHAVWGAHMMSLTKLIIVVDSDCDVHDLHEVAWRALGNTDYARDLSVVEGPVDHLDHASYQQFWGGKAGIDATAKWPEEGYTRGWPEMVTSDPETAAKVDRRWREYGL; encoded by the coding sequence ATGGCTTTCGACGATCTCCGTTCGCTGCTGCGGGCGCTGGAACGTGACGGTGACCTCAAGCGCGTCAAGGCGGAAGTCGATCCTCACCTGGAAGTGGGCGAGATCACCGACCGCGTCAACAAGGCGGGCGGTCCGGCGCTGCTGTTCGAGAACGTCAAGGGCTCGACGATGCCGCTGGCCATGAACGTCTTCGGCACCGACCGGCGGCTGCTCAAGGCGCTCGGCCTCGGCTCGTACCAGGAGATCGGCGAGCGGATCGGCGGACTGCTGAAGCCGGAGCTCCCGCAGGGCTTCGTCGGCTTCCGGGAGGCGTTCGGGAAGCTCGCCGGGATGACGCACGTCCCGCCGCGCAAGGTCAAGGACGCGCCGGTGCAGGACGTCGTCCGCATGGGTGACGACGTCAACCTGGACGAACTGCCCGCGCTGTTCACCTGGCCCGAGGACGGCGGCTCCTTCTTCAACCTGGGCCTGACCCACACGAAGGACCCCGTCAGCGGGGTGCGCAACCTCGGCCTCTACCGGCTCCAGCGCCACGACCGCCGCACCATCGGCATGCACTGGCAGATCCACAAGGACAGCCGCAACCACTATCAGGTGGCCGCCCGGCGCGGCGAGCGGCTTCCCGTCGCCATCGCCTTCGGCTGCCCGCCCGCCGTCACCTACGCCTCCACCGCGCCGCTGCCCGGTGACATCGACGAGTACCTCTTCGCCGGTTTCGTGTCGGGCAAGCGCGTCGAGATGGTGGACTGCAAGACCGTGCCGCTCCAGGTCCCCGCCCAGGCCGAGGTCGTCCTGGAGGGCTGGCTGGAGCCGGGGAAGATGCTCCCCGAGGGCCCCTTCGGGGACCACACCGGCTTCTACACGCCGCAGGAGGACTTCCCGGCGCTGACGATCGACTGCGTCACCTCGCGCAAGCGCCCGCTGCTCCAGTCGATCGTCGTCGGCCGCCCCCCGACGGAGGACGGCCCCCTCGGCCGGGCCACCGAGCGCTTCTTCCTCCCGCTGCTCAAGGTGATCATCCCGGACATCGTCGACTACCACCTGCCCGAGGCGGGCGGCTTCCACAACTGCGCCATCGTCTCGATCGACAAGAAGTACCCCAAGCACGCGCAGAAGGTCATGCACGCCGTCTGGGGCGCGCACATGATGTCGCTGACCAAGCTGATCATCGTCGTCGACTCCGACTGCGACGTCCACGACCTGCACGAGGTCGCCTGGCGCGCCCTCGGCAACACCGACTACGCCCGCGACCTCAGCGTCGTCGAGGGCCCGGTCGACCACCTGGACCACGCCTCCTACCAGCAGTTCTGGGGTGGCAAGGCGGGCATCGACGCCACCGCGAAGTGGCCGGAGGAGGGTTACACGCGCGGCTGGCCCGAGATGGTCACCTCCGACCCGGAGACCGCCGCGAAGGTCGACCGGCGCTGGCGGGAGTACGGGCTGTGA
- a CDS encoding PLD nuclease N-terminal domain-containing protein — protein sequence MLKVLPVLLLLAVWIYAFVECLNTPERDVRKLPKVAWILIILLFTPLGPIAWFIAGRPRRNAPYGAVRSEERRWVAPDDNPHFLKSLDERDGKPGPDEGPAPKDAGPEDPPPAR from the coding sequence ATGCTGAAGGTTCTGCCGGTCCTGCTGCTTCTCGCGGTGTGGATCTACGCCTTCGTGGAGTGCCTCAACACTCCCGAACGGGACGTGCGGAAGCTGCCGAAGGTGGCGTGGATCCTCATCATCCTGCTGTTCACGCCGCTGGGCCCGATCGCGTGGTTCATCGCCGGGCGCCCGCGCCGCAACGCGCCCTACGGCGCGGTCCGCTCCGAGGAGCGCCGCTGGGTGGCGCCCGACGACAACCCGCACTTCCTGAAGTCGCTCGACGAGCGCGACGGCAAGCCCGGCCCGGACGAGGGTCCGGCGCCGAAGGACGCCGGGCCGGAGGACCCACCGCCCGCGCGCTGA
- the tnpA gene encoding IS200/IS605 family transposase, with product MSPRWNPDPDVRTGRHVVYNLHVHLVFVTKYRRKAMTGAMLTRCEEIMREVCADFEAELKQFYGEDDHVHLLVHYPPKVQLSKLVNSLKGVSARMLRKEYDSHVRRYLWGGHFWSGSYFAGSCGGAPLTVVKQYIENQKRPV from the coding sequence ATGTCACCACGATGGAACCCCGATCCCGATGTGCGCACGGGTCGTCACGTCGTCTACAACCTTCATGTGCATTTGGTTTTTGTCACGAAGTACCGGCGCAAGGCCATGACTGGCGCCATGCTGACGCGGTGCGAGGAGATCATGCGCGAGGTGTGCGCGGACTTCGAGGCCGAGCTGAAGCAGTTCTACGGCGAGGACGACCACGTGCACCTCCTGGTGCATTACCCGCCCAAGGTCCAGCTCTCCAAGCTGGTCAACTCCCTCAAGGGGGTATCCGCCCGGATGCTGCGCAAGGAGTACGACAGCCACGTCCGGCGGTACCTGTGGGGCGGACACTTCTGGTCCGGCTCCTACTTCGCCGGAAGCTGCGGCGGCGCACCGCTGACCGTGGTCAAGCAGTACATCGAGAACCAGAAGCGGCCTGTCTGA
- a CDS encoding FecCD family ABC transporter permease: MLIAVGVGSVSVPPDETWRIVLAQLTGGTGTDPTHTQIIWDFRVPRVLLAALAGTGLAVAGVVLQAVVANPIADPYVLGVSSGAAFGAVLALSFLPLTVGWIGVSSAAFLGAVLSAALAFLLGRRAGRLAPTRLVLSGVAIGYLFLAATSYLQLRATPGELRSVMFWMLGSVSGASWQQLPVAATVILTTTAVLVLLARRLNALLMGDESATALGVDVHRLRAVLLVLAALLTGTVIAVAGGIGFVGLVVPHLVRLSCGGDHRRLLPLAAVTGAGYLVAVDLLSRTVDRPNELPIGIFTAFFGAPFFLWLLRRNTSLDAA, translated from the coding sequence ATGCTGATCGCCGTGGGCGTCGGCTCCGTCTCCGTGCCGCCGGACGAGACCTGGCGCATCGTCCTCGCCCAGCTCACCGGCGGCACCGGCACCGACCCCACCCACACCCAGATCATCTGGGACTTCCGGGTCCCCCGCGTCCTGCTCGCCGCCCTCGCGGGCACCGGGCTCGCCGTCGCCGGGGTGGTGCTCCAGGCCGTCGTGGCCAACCCCATCGCCGACCCGTACGTCCTCGGCGTCTCCTCCGGCGCCGCTTTCGGGGCCGTCCTGGCCCTGTCCTTCCTGCCCCTCACCGTCGGCTGGATCGGCGTCTCCTCGGCCGCCTTCCTGGGCGCCGTGCTCTCCGCCGCCCTCGCCTTCCTCCTCGGCCGCCGCGCCGGACGGCTCGCCCCCACCCGACTCGTGCTCTCCGGGGTGGCGATCGGCTACCTCTTCCTCGCCGCCACCAGCTACCTCCAGCTCCGGGCCACCCCGGGCGAGCTGCGGTCCGTCATGTTCTGGATGCTCGGCAGCGTCTCCGGGGCGAGCTGGCAGCAACTCCCCGTCGCCGCCACCGTGATCCTCACGACGACGGCCGTGCTCGTGCTCCTGGCCCGGCGGCTCAACGCCCTGCTCATGGGCGACGAGTCGGCCACGGCGCTCGGCGTCGACGTCCACCGGCTGCGCGCCGTGCTGCTGGTCCTCGCCGCGCTGCTCACCGGCACCGTGATCGCGGTGGCCGGCGGCATCGGCTTCGTCGGGCTCGTCGTCCCGCACCTCGTCCGGCTGAGCTGCGGCGGGGACCACCGCAGGCTGCTGCCCCTCGCCGCCGTCACCGGCGCGGGCTACCTCGTCGCCGTCGACCTCCTCTCGCGCACCGTGGACCGGCCCAACGAACTGCCCATCGGCATCTTCACCGCGTTCTTCGGCGCCCCCTTCTTCCTGTGGCTGCTGCGCCGCAACACCTCCCTGGACGCCGCGTGA
- the ccsB gene encoding c-type cytochrome biogenesis protein CcsB, translating to MNLAAANNQSLADFSTVLIYSAMAVYVLAFLGHIAEWTFGSRSKVARTASALSPRRRSVVAPEVRAKAAAGAAGATGAAGAEQAGGTAVLDRPKVVTRSASTRADVPDGPGAAAGDTQGDLYGTIALALTILAFLVHAAGVVTRGLSVQRVPWANMYEFSTTFSMVAVAAYLGLVVAKKNVRWIGLPLVTTVLLDLGLATTVLYAESDQLPPALDSYWLVIHVSLAILCGALLYLGTVGTVLYLFRDRYEVKLEAGRQPGAFATSVLERLPSAASLDKFAYRINAAVFPFWTFTIVAGAIWAESAWGRYWGWDPKEVWSFITWAAYACYLHARATAGWKGRKAAYLALAAFSCYLFNYYGVNFLFSGQHSYAGVD from the coding sequence GTGAACCTCGCCGCGGCGAACAACCAGTCACTGGCCGACTTCAGCACCGTGCTCATCTACTCGGCGATGGCGGTCTACGTCCTCGCCTTCCTCGGCCACATCGCCGAGTGGACCTTCGGGTCGCGCAGCAAGGTGGCCCGCACGGCCTCCGCGCTGAGCCCGCGCCGCCGGTCCGTCGTCGCCCCGGAGGTCCGGGCGAAGGCGGCGGCGGGCGCCGCCGGGGCCACGGGCGCCGCCGGGGCGGAGCAGGCCGGTGGCACCGCCGTCCTGGACCGGCCCAAGGTCGTCACCCGCTCGGCCAGTACCCGTGCCGACGTGCCCGACGGGCCCGGCGCGGCGGCCGGCGACACCCAGGGCGACCTGTACGGGACGATCGCCCTCGCCCTCACCATCCTGGCGTTCCTCGTCCACGCCGCCGGCGTCGTCACGCGCGGGCTGTCCGTGCAGCGTGTGCCGTGGGCGAACATGTACGAGTTCTCCACGACGTTCTCCATGGTCGCCGTCGCCGCCTACCTGGGCCTCGTGGTCGCCAAGAAGAACGTGCGCTGGATCGGGCTCCCGCTGGTCACCACCGTCCTGCTCGACCTCGGTCTGGCCACCACCGTCCTGTACGCCGAGAGCGACCAGCTGCCGCCCGCGCTGGACTCGTACTGGCTGGTCATCCACGTCTCGCTCGCCATCCTCTGCGGCGCGCTCCTCTACCTGGGCACGGTCGGCACCGTCCTGTACCTCTTCCGCGACCGCTACGAGGTCAAGCTGGAGGCCGGCCGGCAGCCCGGCGCGTTCGCCACCTCCGTCCTGGAGCGGCTGCCCTCGGCTGCCTCGCTGGACAAGTTCGCGTACCGCATCAACGCGGCCGTCTTCCCCTTCTGGACGTTCACGATCGTGGCCGGCGCCATCTGGGCCGAGAGCGCCTGGGGCCGGTACTGGGGCTGGGACCCGAAGGAGGTCTGGTCCTTCATCACCTGGGCCGCCTACGCCTGCTACCTGCACGCGCGGGCGACGGCGGGCTGGAAGGGGCGCAAGGCCGCCTACCTCGCCCTGGCCGCCTTCTCCTGCTACCTGTTCAACTACTACGGCGTGAACTTCCTCTTCAGCGGCCAGCACTCCTACGCCGGCGTCGACTGA
- the resB gene encoding cytochrome c biogenesis protein ResB: MSDIDTSRAETATGTGPDVGEADRDADERAAGAQLSTTPSEDAPAAAGIGVLGWLRWFWRQLTSMRVALLLLLLLALAAVPGSVIPQNGVDQLQVDLFKEDNPGLSAVYEKLQLFDVFSSVWFSAIYLLLFVSLIGCIVPRSWQFVGQLRARPPRAPHRLDRMPAYATWRTDAAPDDVLAAAHRTLRSGRFRVAEGDGAVSAEKGYLREAGNLLFHLALIVMLVAFAVGQLWSVEGGKLIVKGDGFANTLTQYDDISAGGLYDFEDLDDFGFTLDDFHATFEPSGPQKGTPRDFRADVTYWDGAEGAEREDSIEVNDPLEIGDSKVYLIGHGYAPVVTLTDGQGDLAYRGPVPFLPQDINGTATGVIKIPDYRDGEGEPEQLGFVGRFTPTYGLNAELGPHSTFPALNYPVLALSAYHGDLGVDAGLPQNVYKLDQRKMEPFTGADGDILRKSLRPGESWELPDGAGTLTFERVERWASFNIAQKPASGWALAGSLAAIAGLAGSLFIQRRRVWVRARRDGDGHTVVELAGLGRSESARLPEELDRFVATLTADAAPAADAAPDPADRAASGADGNDPSPDGGSAVGADPRRRS; encoded by the coding sequence ATGAGCGATATCGACACCTCCCGCGCCGAGACCGCCACCGGCACCGGGCCCGACGTGGGCGAGGCCGACCGGGACGCCGACGAGCGGGCCGCCGGGGCGCAGCTGTCCACCACGCCGAGCGAGGACGCGCCCGCGGCCGCCGGCATCGGCGTGCTCGGCTGGCTGCGCTGGTTCTGGCGCCAGCTCACTTCGATGCGGGTCGCGCTGCTGCTGCTCCTGCTGCTGGCCCTGGCCGCCGTGCCGGGCTCGGTGATCCCGCAGAACGGTGTGGACCAGCTGCAGGTCGACCTGTTCAAGGAGGACAACCCCGGGCTGTCGGCCGTCTACGAGAAGCTTCAGCTCTTCGACGTCTTCAGCTCGGTGTGGTTCTCGGCGATCTACCTGCTGCTGTTCGTCTCGCTGATCGGCTGCATCGTCCCGCGCAGCTGGCAGTTCGTCGGCCAGCTGCGGGCGCGTCCGCCGCGGGCGCCGCACCGGCTGGACCGGATGCCCGCGTACGCGACCTGGCGGACCGACGCCGCGCCGGACGACGTCCTGGCCGCCGCGCACCGGACGCTGCGGAGTGGCCGCTTCCGCGTCGCCGAGGGGGACGGCGCCGTCTCCGCCGAGAAGGGCTACCTGCGGGAGGCGGGCAACCTCCTCTTCCACCTGGCGCTCATCGTCATGCTGGTGGCCTTCGCCGTCGGACAGCTGTGGAGCGTCGAGGGCGGCAAGCTGATCGTCAAGGGCGACGGCTTCGCCAACACCCTCACCCAGTACGACGACATCTCCGCCGGCGGTCTCTACGACTTCGAGGACCTCGACGACTTCGGCTTCACCCTCGACGACTTCCACGCGACGTTCGAGCCGTCCGGCCCGCAGAAGGGCACCCCCCGCGACTTCCGGGCGGACGTCACCTACTGGGACGGCGCCGAGGGGGCGGAGCGCGAGGACTCCATCGAGGTCAACGACCCGCTGGAGATCGGCGACTCCAAGGTCTACCTCATCGGTCACGGCTACGCGCCCGTCGTCACGCTCACCGACGGCCAGGGGGACCTCGCCTACCGGGGACCCGTGCCGTTCCTGCCGCAGGACATCAACGGCACGGCGACCGGCGTCATCAAGATCCCCGACTACCGGGACGGGGAGGGCGAGCCGGAGCAGCTCGGATTCGTCGGCCGGTTCACCCCCACCTACGGGCTGAACGCCGAGCTCGGCCCGCACTCCACGTTCCCGGCGCTGAACTACCCGGTGCTGGCCCTGTCCGCCTACCACGGTGACCTGGGCGTGGACGCCGGCCTGCCGCAGAACGTCTACAAGCTCGACCAGCGCAAGATGGAGCCGTTCACCGGCGCGGACGGCGACATCCTGCGCAAGTCGCTGCGCCCCGGTGAGTCCTGGGAGCTGCCGGACGGCGCCGGGACGCTGACGTTCGAGCGCGTCGAGCGCTGGGCCTCGTTCAACATCGCCCAGAAGCCCGCGAGCGGCTGGGCGCTTGCCGGATCGCTCGCCGCCATCGCCGGGCTCGCGGGCTCGCTGTTCATCCAGCGCCGCCGCGTGTGGGTCCGGGCCCGGCGGGACGGCGACGGGCACACCGTCGTCGAGCTGGCCGGGCTGGGCCGCAGCGAGTCCGCGCGGCTGCCCGAGGAGCTGGACCGGTTCGTGGCCACCCTGACGGCCGACGCCGCCCCCGCCGCTGACGCCGCCCCCGATCCCGCCGACCGCGCCGCGTCCGGCGCCGACGGCAACGACCCCTCGCCGGACGGCGGCTCCGCCGTCGGCGCCGACCCCCGCCGAAGGAGCTGA
- a CDS encoding RNA-guided endonuclease InsQ/TnpB family protein yields the protein MQLRYSFRVYPSAGQRTALARAFGCARVVFNDALRARETARAAGLPFVPSGELSKQLTASKKTPERAWLAEVSSVVLQQSLRDLDTAYKNFFDGLKGKRPKMGPPRFKSRKDTRQSVRFTANAGWKITTGGKLRLPKVGDVPVRWSRSVPSVPSTVTVVKDSAGRYFASFVVGTETETLLATDSVAGIDLGLTHFAILSDGTKIDSPRFLRRAEKKLKKAQQDLSRKAKGSKNRAKARIKAARAHARTADARREFHHQLSTKIIRENQAVAVEDLAVKGLARTRMAKSVHDAGWSAFTTMLEYKAALYGRTFHRIGRFEPTSQVCSQCGVKDGPKPLHIRTWTCGACGTHLDRDINAAVNVAKAAGLAVSACGARVRPGLVPAQREETGTHPKTSRASGSQAGISVLQGGEDVN from the coding sequence GTGCAGCTTCGGTACAGCTTCCGCGTGTACCCGAGCGCCGGTCAGCGTACGGCGTTGGCGAGGGCGTTCGGGTGTGCTCGGGTGGTTTTCAACGACGCCCTTCGGGCTCGTGAGACCGCCCGCGCCGCCGGGTTGCCGTTCGTCCCCTCCGGCGAGTTGTCCAAGCAGCTCACCGCCTCGAAGAAGACTCCCGAGCGGGCATGGCTCGCCGAGGTGTCGTCGGTCGTGTTGCAGCAGTCCCTGCGGGACCTGGACACCGCCTACAAGAACTTCTTCGACGGCCTCAAGGGCAAGCGGCCGAAGATGGGGCCGCCCCGGTTCAAGTCCCGCAAGGACACCCGACAGTCGGTCCGGTTCACCGCGAACGCCGGGTGGAAGATCACGACCGGCGGGAAGCTCCGGCTCCCCAAGGTCGGCGACGTGCCGGTCAGGTGGTCACGCTCCGTGCCGTCCGTGCCGTCCACGGTGACCGTGGTCAAGGACAGTGCCGGCCGGTACTTCGCCTCGTTCGTGGTCGGGACCGAGACCGAGACGCTGCTCGCCACGGATAGCGTGGCCGGCATCGACCTGGGGCTGACCCACTTCGCGATTCTGTCGGACGGCACGAAGATCGACAGTCCCCGCTTCCTGCGCCGGGCCGAGAAGAAGCTCAAGAAGGCGCAGCAGGATCTCAGCCGCAAGGCGAAGGGGTCGAAGAACCGGGCGAAGGCCCGGATCAAGGCTGCACGTGCCCACGCGCGGACCGCCGATGCGCGGCGCGAGTTCCACCACCAGCTCTCCACGAAGATCATCCGCGAGAACCAAGCGGTTGCAGTGGAAGACCTGGCGGTCAAGGGCCTCGCCCGCACCCGCATGGCCAAGTCCGTACATGACGCCGGATGGTCGGCGTTCACCACGATGCTGGAGTACAAGGCCGCCCTGTATGGGCGCACCTTCCACCGCATCGGCCGCTTCGAGCCCACGTCTCAGGTGTGCTCGCAGTGCGGCGTCAAGGACGGCCCCAAGCCCCTGCACATCCGAACGTGGACATGCGGGGCTTGCGGGACACACCTTGACCGGGACATCAACGCGGCGGTCAACGTCGCGAAGGCGGCCGGACTGGCCGTGTCAGCCTGCGGAGCGCGGGTAAGACCGGGACTCGTCCCGGCACAGCGCGAAGAAACAGGAACCCACCCGAAGACGAGCCGGGCATCCGGCAGCCAGGCGGGAATCTCCGTCCTTCAGGGCGGAGAGGATGTCAACTGA
- a CDS encoding ABC transporter ATP-binding protein, whose product MKLTVEDLCVALGGRPVLHDVTLDAADREVVGLVGPNGSGKSTVLRAVYRSLRPERGAVRVCGDDVWRLSARQAACRTAAVLQDGTGNPVGLSVSEVVAMGRTPHHGLFGRDDAGDHRAVREALAACTAGHLAEREFASLSGGERQRVLLARALVQRPRLLVLDELTNHLDIRARFELLELVRSTGVTTLAVLHDLDLAVRLCDRVVVLHEGTVVASGPVLETLTTALLADVFGVAATVRRHDDGVIRVTYAADPLGAPAPAPVRDGLSA is encoded by the coding sequence GTGAAACTGACGGTGGAGGACCTGTGCGTCGCCCTCGGCGGCCGACCCGTGCTGCACGACGTGACCCTCGACGCGGCGGACCGCGAGGTCGTCGGACTCGTCGGCCCCAACGGCAGCGGCAAGTCCACCGTGCTGCGCGCCGTGTACCGCTCGCTGCGCCCCGAGCGCGGCGCCGTCCGCGTCTGCGGCGACGACGTGTGGCGGCTCAGCGCCCGCCAGGCCGCCTGCCGCACGGCGGCCGTCCTCCAGGACGGCACCGGCAACCCCGTCGGGCTCAGCGTGAGCGAGGTCGTCGCCATGGGCCGCACCCCGCACCACGGGCTGTTCGGCCGGGACGACGCGGGCGACCACCGCGCCGTCCGCGAAGCCCTCGCCGCCTGCACCGCCGGACACCTCGCCGAGCGCGAGTTCGCCTCGCTCTCCGGGGGAGAACGGCAACGCGTGCTGCTCGCCCGCGCCCTCGTCCAGCGCCCCCGGCTGCTCGTCCTGGACGAGCTGACCAACCACCTCGACATCCGCGCCCGCTTCGAGCTGCTGGAGCTGGTCCGCTCGACGGGCGTCACCACCCTCGCCGTCCTGCACGACCTCGACCTCGCCGTGCGGCTGTGCGACCGGGTCGTCGTCCTGCACGAGGGCACCGTGGTCGCCTCCGGGCCGGTGCTGGAGACCCTCACCACCGCGCTGCTGGCCGACGTGTTCGGCGTCGCGGCGACCGTCCGCCGGCACGACGACGGCGTCATCCGCGTCACCTACGCCGCCGACCCCCTCGGCGCCCCGGCCCCCGCACCCGTCCGGGACGGACTCAGCGCCTGA
- a CDS encoding ABC transporter substrate-binding protein: MPSFRTALALGTVLATACLGAVACAPADSTTTGSAGPAAVGDRDAWEGEGYPVTLDVCGVEQTFTEAPERVVVMNGASVAEVSTLLDLGLEDRIVANAQSYGRSEVEGRAEAIDGLPTGDVRRNELHDFPRESMLDLAPDLVLSTTGFGFRSENGFATREELAEAGANTYVPRTGCDERAAVKDPPTIEDSYALLRDLGAVFDVRDRAEQRIEASERHIRKTARAVREAGGKQGGSAADTPDVLVIFANMSMGANQYSSVAARGIWNDVLAKAGGRNAFADASATMFADLSPEQLAAKPVDAVVVVAWQPGDDADAYARELLDTFPQWPAARDDRYTVLSDSLYLGPSNHLAVERVAALLHPEAVR; this comes from the coding sequence ATGCCCTCGTTCCGCACCGCCCTCGCCCTGGGCACGGTGCTCGCCACCGCCTGCCTCGGCGCGGTGGCCTGCGCCCCGGCCGACAGCACCACGACCGGTTCGGCCGGGCCGGCCGCCGTCGGCGACCGGGACGCGTGGGAGGGCGAGGGCTACCCGGTGACCCTGGACGTCTGCGGCGTCGAGCAGACCTTCACCGAGGCCCCCGAACGCGTGGTGGTGATGAACGGTGCCTCGGTGGCCGAGGTCTCGACGCTGCTCGACCTCGGCCTGGAGGACCGCATCGTCGCCAACGCCCAGAGCTACGGCCGCTCGGAGGTGGAGGGCCGGGCCGAGGCCATCGACGGGCTGCCGACCGGCGACGTCCGCCGCAACGAACTGCACGACTTCCCCCGGGAGTCGATGCTCGACCTCGCGCCGGATCTGGTGCTCTCCACCACCGGCTTCGGCTTCCGCTCGGAGAACGGTTTCGCCACCCGCGAGGAGCTGGCCGAGGCCGGGGCGAACACCTACGTTCCGCGCACGGGTTGCGACGAACGCGCGGCCGTGAAGGACCCGCCGACCATCGAGGACAGCTACGCCCTCCTCCGCGACCTCGGCGCCGTCTTCGACGTCCGCGACCGGGCCGAACAGCGCATCGAAGCCTCCGAACGGCACATCCGGAAGACCGCCCGGGCCGTGCGCGAGGCCGGGGGGAAGCAGGGCGGGAGCGCGGCGGACACGCCCGACGTTTTGGTCATCTTCGCCAACATGAGCATGGGCGCCAACCAGTACAGCTCCGTCGCCGCGCGCGGCATCTGGAACGACGTCCTCGCCAAGGCCGGGGGCCGCAACGCCTTCGCCGACGCCTCCGCCACGATGTTCGCCGACCTCAGCCCCGAGCAGCTCGCCGCGAAGCCGGTGGACGCCGTCGTCGTCGTCGCCTGGCAGCCCGGTGACGACGCCGACGCCTACGCCCGCGAGCTGCTCGACACCTTCCCGCAGTGGCCGGCGGCCCGCGACGACCGGTACACCGTCCTGTCCGACTCCCTCTACCTCGGGCCCTCCAACCACCTCGCCGTCGAACGCGTCGCGGCCCTGCTGCACCCCGAAGCCGTCCGATGA
- the mqnP gene encoding menaquinone biosynthesis prenyltransferase MqnP, giving the protein MSAAGAVTGPPPTPAPSGRVRAFLRLVMVEHSIFALPFAYIAALTAMYRNGGSVQWWTLLLVTVAMVTLRTFAMAANRIIDREIDARNPRTASRELVTGAVSVRTAWTGALIALALFLGAAALLNPLCLALAPLAVVPMVVYPYGKRFTTYPHAILGLAQAIGPIGAWLAVTGAWSWDAVLLGLAVGVWIGGFDLIFGCQDVAADRAEGVRSVPARFGIAAALYASRASHVVTLALLVWYALATDAGGFFWAGLLIVAVAFVYEHSIVRPGDLSRLNRAFFTVNGFIGIALFVCALTDLALRGLTL; this is encoded by the coding sequence GTGAGCGCCGCGGGGGCCGTGACGGGGCCGCCGCCCACCCCGGCACCGTCCGGCCGCGTCCGGGCGTTCCTGCGCCTGGTGATGGTCGAGCACTCGATCTTCGCGCTGCCGTTCGCCTACATCGCCGCACTCACCGCGATGTACCGGAACGGCGGCTCGGTGCAGTGGTGGACGCTGCTGCTGGTCACCGTCGCCATGGTGACCCTGCGGACCTTCGCCATGGCGGCCAACCGCATCATCGACCGTGAGATCGACGCCCGGAACCCGCGCACCGCCTCCCGCGAACTGGTGACGGGCGCCGTCTCCGTGCGCACCGCCTGGACGGGCGCCCTCATCGCGCTCGCCCTCTTCCTCGGCGCGGCGGCGCTGCTCAACCCGCTCTGCCTCGCGCTCGCCCCGCTGGCCGTCGTCCCGATGGTCGTCTACCCGTACGGCAAACGCTTCACCACCTACCCGCACGCCATCCTGGGGCTCGCCCAGGCGATCGGCCCCATCGGCGCCTGGCTCGCCGTCACCGGCGCCTGGTCCTGGGACGCGGTGCTCCTCGGCCTCGCCGTCGGAGTCTGGATCGGCGGTTTCGACCTGATCTTCGGCTGCCAGGACGTCGCCGCCGACCGGGCGGAGGGCGTCCGCTCCGTGCCCGCCCGCTTCGGCATCGCCGCCGCCCTGTACGCCTCCCGCGCCAGCCACGTCGTCACCCTGGCCCTGCTTGTCTGGTACGCGCTGGCCACGGACGCGGGCGGGTTCTTCTGGGCGGGCCTCCTGATCGTCGCGGTCGCCTTCGTCTACGAGCACAGCATTGTGCGCCCCGGCGACCTCTCCCGCCTCAACCGCGCCTTCTTCACGGTGAACGGTTTCATCGGCATCGCGCTCTTCGTCTGCGCCCTCACCGACCTGGCGCTCCGGGGCCTCACCCTCTGA
- a CDS encoding Uma2 family endonuclease, with protein MTISDSERLRSQLSRLEDMFPGYKTEIVEGNIMMSPLRPFHNQPIMPLWNDLELRLPAEWAVISDVTVPINAEFEFCPDLAVVPTPARDENRSAYGPDLVEFAAEVVSPSSVRNDYEIKNVQYARAGIPVYL; from the coding sequence GTGACGATCTCGGATTCGGAACGCCTGCGCTCGCAGCTCAGCCGCCTGGAGGACATGTTCCCGGGCTACAAGACCGAGATTGTCGAGGGCAACATCATGATGAGCCCGCTGCGTCCGTTCCACAATCAGCCGATCATGCCGTTGTGGAACGACCTGGAGCTCCGGCTCCCGGCCGAATGGGCCGTCATCAGCGACGTCACCGTGCCGATCAACGCCGAGTTCGAGTTCTGCCCGGATCTCGCGGTCGTGCCCACGCCCGCCCGTGACGAGAACCGCAGCGCCTACGGGCCCGATCTCGTGGAGTTCGCCGCCGAGGTCGTGTCGCCGTCGAGCGTGCGCAACGACTACGAGATCAAGAACGTGCAGTACGCCCGAGCGGGCATCCCGGTCTACCTCTGA